The proteins below come from a single Tautonia marina genomic window:
- a CDS encoding WD40 repeat domain-containing protein has protein sequence MSRSPCALRTDLPPPRGGDNGVGGIMREDEGRGGYPIQETHHRPADLQELIQVRPAPRQPHHHPPRPRDLFRRHLDPPRPPRAGEPTAQRVPFPSPVEEALATRLVQRLGGVRDLAFSPSGDRLACAGLLNATNPLGAVNDPAVVLYDGLRGEQIGLLKAQGGLKGVAWGVRFHPDGFLAVAVGGSGGGHLLFYRPDQPDEEFHRFSLPNTARELDLHPDGLHLATAHHDGKLRLSRMQPHAQPEAS, from the coding sequence TTGAGCCGATCCCCCTGTGCGCTGAGGACGGACCTGCCCCCTCCCCGGGGCGGTGATAACGGCGTTGGTGGTATTATGAGGGAAGACGAGGGGCGGGGCGGCTATCCCATACAGGAGACCCATCACCGCCCGGCTGACCTGCAGGAACTGATCCAGGTGCGGCCAGCTCCCCGACAGCCGCATCACCACCCGCCGCGTCCGCGTGATCTCTTCCGCCGCCACCTTGATCCACCGCGTCCGCCACGTGCAGGCGAACCCACCGCCCAGCGGGTCCCGTTTCCGTCGCCGGTTGAAGAAGCGCTTGCGACCCGGCTCGTCCAACGCCTCGGCGGGGTCCGCGACCTTGCCTTCAGCCCCTCGGGCGACCGGCTCGCCTGCGCCGGCCTGCTGAACGCGACCAACCCGCTGGGTGCGGTCAATGATCCGGCCGTGGTGCTTTACGACGGGCTCCGAGGCGAGCAGATCGGCCTGCTGAAGGCCCAGGGGGGGTTGAAGGGGGTCGCCTGGGGAGTCCGGTTCCACCCTGACGGATTCCTCGCCGTCGCCGTGGGAGGCTCCGGCGGCGGACACCTGTTGTTCTATCGTCCCGATCAGCCCGACGAGGAGTTTCACCGCTTCTCGCTGCCGAACACGGCCCGCGAGCTCGACCTGCATCCGGACGGTCTGCACCTGGCCACCGCCCACCACGACGGCAAACTCCGGCTCTCCCGAATGCAACCGCACGCGCAACCCGAGGCCTCCTGA